DNA sequence from the Halococcus salsus genome:
GAAGTTGGTCGTCGGTCGCCACGGTCGCGGGCTGGCAGGTGGCGGCGAGTCTCTGCTATTATAGTATCTTCGCCGCCACGGGAGTCGTCAGGGACGCCTTCTCGCTGTCGGCGACCGAGGTCGGGCTGTTCACGACCGCGGCGCTGCTCGGCTACACGGTCGCGCTGGTGCCGAGCGGTGCGGCGGTCGACGGCTACGGCGAGAAACGTGTGATGGTCTTCGGGCTGGTCGGGCTCGCGGTCGCGACCGTTGGGGTCTCGCTCGCGCCGAGCTACGGCCTCCTGCTTGTCGCGGGTGCGGTGCTCGGGGGCGCGTACTCCTCGGCGATGCCCGCCTCGAACCGGGGGATCCTCGCGAGCGCGCCCGCCGGCCGGGGCAACTTCGCTATGGGACTGAAGCAGGTCGGGGTCACGGCGGGCAGCGCGATCGCCTCGCTGGTCATCACGGGACTGGCAGCGGTGGTCGCGTGGCAGGCCGGCTTCTGGGTGATCGCCGCGCTCGCGGGCGGCTACGTCGTCGGCTTCGTCGCGCTCTACGACGGGACCCGCGGCGAGGGGACCCTCTCGGTACCCGACTTCTCGGTGCTGCGCTCGAATCGGGCCTATCTCGTGCTCATCGGCGTCGGGTTCTTCATGGGGGCGTCGATCTTCGCGATGCTCGGTTACATCGTGCTCTACGTCGTCGACGACCTCGGCCACACCACCCTCGTCGGCGGCGTCGTGCTGGCGCTCACCCAGGTCATGGGGAGCGCCGCACGAATCGGCGCGGGGGGCGTCGCCGACCGCCTCGGCGGCGCGCGCGGGGCGGCCACCGTCGCGTTGGTCCAGATGGCCGGCGCGGTGGTCCTGTTCGCGCTACTCGCGACGGGCCTCCCCTCGTTCCCGGTAGCGCTCGTCGTCTTCGCGGGCCTCGGACTCACGGTCTACGGATCCACCGGGGTGTTCTACTCCTGTCTCGGGACCATCGTCGACGACGACGACATTGGGGCGGCGACCGCCGGCGGCCAGACCGCGATCAACGTCGGCGGCCTCCTCGCACCGCCGACCTTCGGTCTGCTCGTCGAGCATGCGGGCTACTCCGTGAGCTGGGCGTTCCTCGGGGCGCTCTCGGTCGCCGGTACCGTGCTGCTCGTCGTGGTTCGACGACGGCTCGGCTCGCCCACCGGGTGACCCGTTCCGCGAACGACGTTTTGTAGTGTTCCGCAGCCGACGACCCAGTATGAGCGAGGACCCGGAGCCCACCGAGAACATCAGTGGCGGGCCCGACGGTGGCGGACTCGCGAGCGAGTTCGACGAGCGGACGGCCGAGACGCGTGCCGAGCAGGTCGTCGACCGCCTCGGCGAGCGCTACTGGCGCAAGACCTACGGCGGCCAGGACGCCTTCGAGTGTCTCGTCCGCACGATCCTGAGCCAGAACACGTCCGACAAAGCAAGCCAGCCGGCCCACGACGCGCTGATGGCGCGCTACGGCGAGAGCGAGGACCTCGCGGTGGCGCTCGCGGAGGTGGATCAGGACGACCTCGCCGAGACCATCCAGCCCGCGGGGCTCTACAACCAGAAGTCCGAAACACTGGGTCGGATCGCTGGCCGTGTGGTCGAGGAGTACGGCGGCGCGGCGGGATTCGACGAGTACGTTACGGGCGAGGAACCCGACGAGGTCCGCGACACCCTGCTTGACTTCTCGGGGGTCGGTCCCAAGACCGCCGACTGCGTGCTCCTCTTCTCCGGTGGCCGCGCAGGCGTCTTCCCCGTGGACACCCACGTCCATCGGATCTATCGGCGGCTCGGGGTCGCACCGCCCGATGCCGACCACGAGAAGGTCAGGGAAGTCCTCGAAGACCAGATCCCTGCCGAGAAGTGTGGGTTCGGCCACACTGCGACGATCCAGTTCGGGCGGGAGTTCTGCAAAGCCCGCAAGCCGGCGTGTCTCGACGACCCCGACGCGTGCCCGATGGCCGACCTCTGCGACCAGGTGGGTGTCTATCCCGCGACGGACGAGGTGGTCGACCCCGCCGACGCGCCGGCCGAGTGAACCGAACTACTGGCTCCGGACCGTGACGACCAGTATGACGGTGATCAGCACGAACGCGATCAGCGAGAGGTTCGGAATCGAGAGACCGACTATCTGATACTGGATCGCGCTACAGCCGCCGCCGACCGAGCAGGTGCCGGTAGTGTCGCTGACCTGGAGCCACGAGTGGTAGGCCGCGACGACGGTCCCGAGAGCCGACAACGGGAGCGCGGTGAGGAAGACCCGCCGCCGGTTTTCGAGGGCCGCGACACCGAGCACGAGAACGAGGGGGTACATCAAGATTCGCTGATACCAGCAGAGTTCGCAGGGGACGAGACCGAGGCCGAGGCTGAAGTAGAGGCTCCCGGCAGTGGCGACGAGCGCGACGAGCGTCCCGAAGGCGAGCGGGAGCCGGGCCTCGAAGCGGCGCATACGTGATCCCCGGGAGAAGAGCTATGTAGCGGTTGCGGTCCTGCGGTGGGCACGGCGGACATCGAGAACGATCCGGTTCGCACGATCATCACCAGATTTAATAGTGTAATCTCTCTGAGGAATCCTGTGAGCATATCAGCGCTCGCTCGACGAAGTGTTGAGATCGCTCTCGACGAAGGATTGCACGGACTCGTCGCTCGGACGACCACTTACGCGAAGATGCGGCTGTTGTCGCTTTTCGAACGGACTGAGCCGACACGACCCCTCTACTATCGGCTGTTCGATTCGACGCAGTACTGGGAACAGCGCTACTCTGATGGTCGGGACTCCGGGCCAGGCTCGCGAGGTGGGCACAGACGGTTCAAAGCGGATTTCCTGAACGCGTTCGTCAACGAACACGATATCGACTCCGTTCTCGAATTCGGCTGCGGGGACGGTGACCAAGTAGCACTCGCGGAGTACCCGGCGTATCGCGGGCTCGAAATATCCGAATCCGCCGTCGAAGCGTGTTCGCGACGGTTCGCCGACGACGAAACCAAGACGTTCGCACACTACGACCCGGGCGAATACCACGGCGAGCAGCGAGAACGGTTCGAGGCCGAACTGGTGCTCTCCCTGGAGGTCGTCTTCCACCTCGTCGACGACGAGACGTTCGAGAAGACGATGCACGATATGTTCGCGTCGGCGACTCGGTACGTGATAGTCTTCTCGAGCAATCACGACGAAACGACCCCCGAACTCCACGTCAGACACCGGCGTTTCACCGACTACGTCGAAGCGGCGTTCCCGAACTTCGAACTGATCGAGACGGTCGAAAACGAGTACGAGTCCCGTCACGCCGATTTCTACGTCTACGAAAAGCGCTGAACCAGCACCACGGAGAACGGCCCCGAGTCGGCCACTCGCCAGCGAGAACGACCGTCGCCGCTACTCGTTCCTCTCGACCGTTCAGTTCGGGTCGGCGTCCTGCACCCAGACGGTCTTCCGGTTCACGAACTCGTGGGCCCCGTGCCGACCGAGCTCGCGGCCGTAGCCCGAGTCCTTGACCCCGCCGAACGGCAGTCTGGGGTCGGATTTCGAGAGCTGGTTGACGTAGCTCATCCCGGCCTCGATCTCGCGGGCGACGCGCTCGCCGCGCGCGAGGTCGTCGGTCCAGACCGAGGAGCTCAGCCCGTAGTCGGAGTCGTTGGCGAGTTCGATGGCCGCTTCTTCACTACCGACCTCGAACACCGCCGCCGACGGCCCGAAGACCTCCTCGCAGGCCGAGGCGGCG
Encoded proteins:
- a CDS encoding MFS transporter, producing the protein MSPETEGSWSSVATVAGWQVAASLCYYSIFAATGVVRDAFSLSATEVGLFTTAALLGYTVALVPSGAAVDGYGEKRVMVFGLVGLAVATVGVSLAPSYGLLLVAGAVLGGAYSSAMPASNRGILASAPAGRGNFAMGLKQVGVTAGSAIASLVITGLAAVVAWQAGFWVIAALAGGYVVGFVALYDGTRGEGTLSVPDFSVLRSNRAYLVLIGVGFFMGASIFAMLGYIVLYVVDDLGHTTLVGGVVLALTQVMGSAARIGAGGVADRLGGARGAATVALVQMAGAVVLFALLATGLPSFPVALVVFAGLGLTVYGSTGVFYSCLGTIVDDDDIGAATAGGQTAINVGGLLAPPTFGLLVEHAGYSVSWAFLGALSVAGTVLLVVVRRRLGSPTG
- a CDS encoding endonuclease III domain-containing protein, whose product is MSEDPEPTENISGGPDGGGLASEFDERTAETRAEQVVDRLGERYWRKTYGGQDAFECLVRTILSQNTSDKASQPAHDALMARYGESEDLAVALAEVDQDDLAETIQPAGLYNQKSETLGRIAGRVVEEYGGAAGFDEYVTGEEPDEVRDTLLDFSGVGPKTADCVLLFSGGRAGVFPVDTHVHRIYRRLGVAPPDADHEKVREVLEDQIPAEKCGFGHTATIQFGREFCKARKPACLDDPDACPMADLCDQVGVYPATDEVVDPADAPAE
- a CDS encoding disulfide bond formation protein B — protein: MRRFEARLPLAFGTLVALVATAGSLYFSLGLGLVPCELCWYQRILMYPLVLVLGVAALENRRRVFLTALPLSALGTVVAAYHSWLQVSDTTGTCSVGGGCSAIQYQIVGLSIPNLSLIAFVLITVILVVTVRSQ
- a CDS encoding class I SAM-dependent methyltransferase translates to MRLLSLFERTEPTRPLYYRLFDSTQYWEQRYSDGRDSGPGSRGGHRRFKADFLNAFVNEHDIDSVLEFGCGDGDQVALAEYPAYRGLEISESAVEACSRRFADDETKTFAHYDPGEYHGEQRERFEAELVLSLEVVFHLVDDETFEKTMHDMFASATRYVIVFSSNHDETTPELHVRHRRFTDYVEAAFPNFELIETVENEYESRHADFYVYEKR